The following proteins are encoded in a genomic region of Burkholderia cepacia:
- a CDS encoding phosphatase: MVIEAIVTRLDAAFAQIEATPDSREARHQRDAIIQWLDQASEEGYRLGLVTTLPAARLSDMFEGQFGRANLDRFSVVVTDANQQDSGSNQHPFDVALQALGVPPERAVAIASSEPERREAEHFGLSRCVNITDTVRSIASAGLH; this comes from the coding sequence GTGGTTATCGAAGCCATCGTCACCCGTCTCGACGCAGCATTCGCACAGATCGAAGCAACACCGGATTCACGCGAAGCGCGCCATCAGCGCGACGCGATCATCCAGTGGCTCGACCAGGCATCGGAAGAAGGATATCGGCTCGGTCTCGTCACGACACTGCCAGCCGCGCGGCTCAGCGACATGTTCGAAGGCCAGTTCGGCCGTGCGAACCTCGACCGCTTCTCGGTCGTCGTCACCGATGCCAATCAGCAGGACTCCGGATCAAATCAGCATCCTTTCGACGTCGCACTGCAGGCGCTCGGCGTGCCGCCCGAACGCGCGGTCGCGATCGCGAGCAGCGAACCGGAGCGCCGCGAAGCCGAGCATTTCGGCCTGTCGCGCTGCGTGAACATCACCGACACCGTGCGCTCGATCGCATCGGCCGGCCTGCACTGA
- a CDS encoding histidine-type phosphatase has translation MTRPTRTAAALTIACLLLAACGGDDSTPPAASADNGSTTPAPLPQPKPAPAPATYYQTKTPYRPQQDAATYEAPPAGYAPVYTELVARHGSRGLSGFKYDGAIYAMLIKAEADGALTALGAQLKVDTYAMMKANALLGYGVQGISTPGYGNLTQTGIREHQQLATRLAQRLPALFAAGNRQVVVVNSGQDRAVDSSTYFSAALVAAQPALAPAITLPAAPSGYPANAPAAQPAGTNRFLLYFHSLKPATDLVTDAGDPYYATYQASQAYQAYANDATVAAKLKAIKAAPQAADVAQTVLSALVSPAFIAKLGTDGYTFANAGTYAFTSPDGKFTNTLKGDGKTKIATAVDAVNVLYNLLQIAPAMTAETGGVTLEKYIGAEQAQYLAYLQDAEDYYQKGPGIQEANPVTYRMAKVLQDDFFGEVDAIARGDLTRAAKLRFTHAEIVIPFASVMNLKNVFVPTPQAQTFTYANNPWRGDQVSPMAANMQWDVYRNGTRLIVKMLYNERETDFQAACDSAKITPSSHFYDYAGLKQCYGYQ, from the coding sequence ATGACACGCCCGACCCGCACCGCCGCCGCCCTCACGATTGCCTGCCTGCTGCTCGCCGCCTGTGGCGGCGACGACTCGACGCCGCCCGCCGCGTCGGCCGACAACGGCAGCACGACGCCCGCACCACTGCCACAGCCCAAGCCGGCACCGGCGCCCGCGACCTACTACCAGACGAAGACGCCGTACCGTCCGCAGCAGGACGCCGCGACGTACGAAGCGCCGCCCGCCGGCTATGCGCCGGTCTACACCGAACTCGTCGCGCGCCACGGCTCGCGCGGACTGTCGGGCTTCAAGTACGACGGCGCGATCTACGCGATGCTGATCAAGGCCGAGGCAGACGGCGCGCTGACCGCGCTCGGCGCGCAGCTCAAGGTCGACACGTACGCGATGATGAAGGCCAACGCGCTGCTCGGTTACGGCGTGCAGGGCATTTCGACGCCCGGGTACGGCAACCTCACGCAAACCGGCATCCGTGAACACCAGCAGCTCGCCACGCGTCTCGCGCAACGGCTGCCTGCGCTGTTCGCGGCGGGCAACCGGCAGGTCGTGGTCGTCAACTCGGGCCAGGATCGCGCGGTCGACAGCTCGACTTATTTCTCCGCGGCGCTCGTCGCCGCCCAGCCGGCACTGGCGCCGGCCATCACGCTGCCCGCCGCGCCGTCAGGCTATCCCGCGAACGCACCGGCCGCGCAGCCGGCCGGCACCAACCGCTTCCTGCTGTATTTCCACTCGCTGAAGCCAGCCACCGATCTCGTGACCGATGCAGGCGATCCGTACTACGCGACCTATCAGGCGAGCCAGGCGTACCAGGCCTATGCGAACGATGCGACGGTGGCCGCGAAGCTGAAGGCGATCAAGGCAGCGCCGCAGGCGGCCGACGTCGCGCAGACGGTGCTGTCCGCACTCGTGTCGCCGGCATTCATCGCGAAGCTCGGCACCGACGGCTACACGTTCGCGAACGCGGGCACCTATGCGTTCACGTCGCCGGACGGCAAGTTCACCAACACGCTGAAGGGCGACGGCAAGACGAAGATCGCGACAGCCGTCGATGCGGTGAACGTGCTGTACAACCTGTTGCAGATCGCACCCGCGATGACCGCGGAAACCGGCGGCGTCACGCTCGAGAAGTACATCGGCGCCGAGCAGGCGCAGTATCTTGCGTATCTGCAAGATGCCGAGGACTACTACCAGAAGGGGCCGGGCATCCAGGAGGCGAACCCCGTCACGTACCGGATGGCGAAAGTGCTGCAGGACGATTTCTTCGGCGAAGTCGACGCGATCGCGCGCGGCGACCTGACGCGCGCCGCGAAGCTGCGCTTCACGCACGCGGAAATCGTGATTCCGTTCGCGTCGGTCATGAACCTGAAGAACGTGTTCGTGCCGACGCCGCAGGCGCAGACGTTCACGTACGCGAACAATCCGTGGCGCGGCGACCAGGTGTCGCCGATGGCCGCGAACATGCAGTGGGATGTCTATCGCAACGGGACACGGCTCATCGTGAAGATGCTGTACAACGAGCGCGAGACGGATTTCCAGGCCGCATGCGACAGCGCGAAGATCACACCATCGAGCCACTTCTATGACTACGCGGGGTTGAAGCAGTGCTACGGGTATCAGTGA
- a CDS encoding alanyl-tRNA editing protein: MTRKVFWDDPYRTTLDSVVTHVDGECVRVDATIFFAFSGGQESDAGSLGDYPVVRAEKQGLDIVYTLPHDHALRVGDPVTWRIDWARRYRLMRLHFAAEMVLQLVYRLRPGIERIGAHIAQDKARIDFASDMSLSPLFPEIEAAAADLSKRDLRIVTDFSDVDAQRRFWTVEGFATMACGGTHPATTGEIGMLTLKRKNTGKGKERIEVMLLDPQAAGGRATMRLA; this comes from the coding sequence ATGACAAGGAAAGTATTCTGGGACGATCCCTACCGGACCACGCTGGATAGCGTCGTCACGCATGTCGACGGCGAATGCGTGCGGGTGGATGCGACCATTTTCTTCGCGTTTTCAGGCGGCCAGGAAAGCGATGCGGGATCGCTGGGCGACTATCCGGTCGTCCGCGCCGAGAAGCAGGGCCTCGACATCGTCTATACGCTCCCGCACGACCATGCGCTGCGCGTCGGGGATCCGGTGACCTGGCGCATCGACTGGGCGCGCCGGTACCGGCTGATGCGCCTGCACTTCGCGGCCGAAATGGTGCTGCAACTGGTCTACCGGCTCAGGCCCGGTATCGAGCGCATCGGCGCGCATATTGCTCAGGACAAGGCGCGTATCGACTTCGCGAGCGATATGAGCCTGTCGCCGTTGTTTCCGGAGATCGAAGCGGCTGCGGCCGATCTGTCGAAGCGCGACCTGCGCATCGTGACCGACTTCAGCGATGTCGACGCGCAACGTCGCTTCTGGACGGTCGAAGGCTTTGCGACGATGGCATGCGGCGGCACGCATCCGGCGACGACCGGCGAGATCGGCATGCTGACGCTCAAGCGCAAGAACACCGGGAAGGGCAAGGAGCGGATCGAGGTGATGCTGCTCGACCCGCAGGCGGCAGGCGGGCGCGCGACGATGCGGCTTGCGTGA
- a CDS encoding sterol desaturase family protein, with product MPTELMTWLHAFLGNDVDWKQVLLIGMTPVFLIAFAIEYAVMTGRGRREPFRWKEIVANLSLGAGYQVAETVMGLLFTGAIFAWVYRHRLLDVPVNGFTIVPIFVLVEFCYYWFHRTSHRVRWFWSAHVPHHSGEVMNFTTAMRQSLLNAFVGVFVFYLPPVWLGIPPAVVLFLLAVDLAYQYFVHTEAIGRLPRWFEYVFDTPSNHRAHHGRNPRYIDRNYGGVLIIFDRMFGTYVEETEPVDYGITQQIRSYNFLILNVHEFVDMWRDVLAPGPVLQRLKHLWMPPEWERPGHRPIHTWSVERKGEEGEEGAMAPRAGPAGGATGSGRKIVQATGTRPG from the coding sequence ATGCCGACCGAGTTGATGACGTGGCTCCATGCGTTCCTGGGTAACGACGTGGACTGGAAGCAGGTGTTGCTGATCGGCATGACGCCGGTGTTCCTGATCGCGTTCGCGATCGAATATGCGGTGATGACCGGGCGCGGGCGCCGCGAACCGTTTCGCTGGAAGGAGATCGTCGCGAACCTGTCGCTCGGCGCTGGCTATCAGGTGGCCGAGACCGTGATGGGGCTCCTGTTCACGGGCGCGATCTTCGCGTGGGTCTATCGGCACCGGCTGCTCGACGTGCCGGTGAACGGCTTCACGATCGTGCCGATCTTCGTCCTCGTGGAATTCTGCTACTACTGGTTTCATCGTACGTCGCACCGCGTGCGCTGGTTCTGGTCCGCGCACGTACCGCATCACAGCGGCGAAGTGATGAACTTCACGACGGCGATGCGGCAGTCTTTGCTGAACGCGTTCGTCGGCGTGTTCGTGTTCTATCTGCCGCCCGTGTGGCTCGGCATTCCGCCGGCCGTCGTGCTGTTCCTGCTTGCGGTCGATCTCGCGTACCAGTACTTCGTGCATACCGAAGCGATCGGGCGGCTGCCGCGCTGGTTCGAGTACGTGTTCGACACGCCGTCGAACCATCGTGCGCATCACGGCCGCAATCCGCGCTATATCGACAGGAACTACGGCGGCGTGCTGATCATTTTCGATCGCATGTTCGGCACGTATGTCGAGGAAACGGAACCGGTCGACTACGGGATCACGCAGCAGATTCGTTCGTATAACTTCCTGATTCTGAACGTGCACGAGTTCGTCGACATGTGGCGCGACGTGCTCGCACCCGGGCCGGTTCTGCAGCGGTTGAAACACCTGTGGATGCCGCCCGAGTGGGAGCGGCCGGGGCATCGGCCGATCCATACGTGGAGCGTCGAGCGCAAGGGCGAGGAAGGCGAGGAAGGCGCAATGGCACCGCGTGCCGGGCCGGCCGGCGGCGCGACGGGATCCGGGCGCAAGATCGTACAAGCCACCGGGACGCGCCCGGGCTAA
- a CDS encoding AraC family transcriptional regulator has product MPAASPLATQRVYYSSTYVRLLFDYLSEQGQDAARVLGEARPPEDDRGLTLYASAHWRGLLERAVGALDDPLLGLHVGQRITPAHLGALGYALHACRDAGAALARWQQYEHLIANVARMEVRVEAASVAIEWHDAPEPLGPLVDEVALTAIVQFARNITGTRNGPDEVCFVHPSPGNPQPYVDYFGCPVRFGQPVNRLAFPLHLLTQPLQQPDDALRHMMERQASALLAELRQTDDLEQSVREAVARLLTQGEASIEQIASDLHVSSRTLHRRLAELGLNYRILREDTRRRLAIDHLNDPRLTLAEVAWLLGYSEHSAFTRAFRRWTGESPQQWRSRQPARPASVARG; this is encoded by the coding sequence ATGCCCGCCGCCTCTCCGCTCGCGACCCAGCGCGTCTACTACTCGAGCACCTACGTGCGGCTGCTGTTCGACTATCTGTCCGAGCAAGGCCAGGATGCAGCGCGCGTGCTCGGCGAGGCGCGACCGCCCGAGGACGATCGCGGGCTGACGCTTTATGCGAGCGCGCATTGGCGCGGCCTGCTCGAACGCGCGGTCGGCGCGCTCGACGATCCGCTGCTCGGCCTGCACGTCGGCCAGCGGATCACGCCCGCGCATCTCGGCGCACTCGGCTATGCGTTGCATGCGTGCCGCGACGCCGGCGCCGCGCTCGCGCGCTGGCAGCAATACGAACACCTGATCGCGAACGTCGCGCGCATGGAAGTGCGCGTCGAGGCGGCGTCGGTCGCGATCGAATGGCACGATGCGCCCGAACCGCTCGGCCCGCTCGTCGACGAAGTGGCGCTGACCGCGATCGTCCAGTTCGCGCGCAACATCACCGGCACGCGCAACGGGCCCGACGAAGTCTGCTTCGTGCATCCGTCACCGGGTAACCCGCAGCCGTATGTCGACTACTTCGGCTGCCCGGTGCGGTTCGGCCAGCCGGTGAACCGGCTCGCGTTTCCGTTACACCTGCTCACGCAGCCGCTGCAACAGCCGGACGACGCGCTGCGGCACATGATGGAACGCCAGGCGAGCGCGCTGCTCGCCGAGCTGCGGCAGACCGACGACCTCGAACAGTCGGTGCGCGAAGCCGTCGCGCGCTTGTTGACGCAAGGCGAAGCCAGCATCGAGCAGATCGCGTCCGACCTGCATGTGTCGTCGCGCACGCTGCATCGCCGGCTGGCCGAACTCGGGCTGAACTACCGGATCCTGCGCGAGGACACGCGGCGGCGGCTCGCGATCGACCACCTGAACGATCCGCGGCTGACGCTGGCGGAAGTCGCCTGGCTGCTCGGTTATTCAGAGCACAGCGCATTCACGCGCGCCTTCCGGCGCTGGACCGGCGAATCGCCGCAGCAGTGGCGCAGCCGGCAGCCGGCGCGGCCGGCAAGCGTCGCACGCGGCTGA
- a CDS encoding EAL domain-containing protein, protein MHTTSKATAGMSALIPGSKSVFQRSGAWPRVAFFIAVIVCVLVPACAIVLADRYARDAVTTQERVVANDIVAKVDRILDGTRLRHADELNALVGRPCATVFRTLAEVSTRLRYLRAVGLVNDGRVMCSSALGAIDLPLEAYTREPVPGSTIVTLLRQTPFQHGIPVLAVYRATAHGAGVLYLIEGDYVVDALAPSARNGTETATLSIAGSGRLDQQGKFTPESGTGPAGGTAIASQRWPFTVSVGASVQYASHVQGHYRLIAMTIVLLADGLVMAAYLLAMAPRRLLLKAVRHALSHNEFHVVYQPIVDVQTRRTVGVEALLRWQHPKWGAISPSVFIPQVEASTVLPKVTEFVLRTAVSELTALTPSAPLRIAVNIAPKDLERARFVAVVEEAIHALPPGFTLVLEVTERILLEKNAWTTEIFHALRSKGAKFAIDDFGTHHSNLDMLSRFPFDYVKIDRQFVAQLNGGGAGLIEGIAAVAHHYDLKIIAEGVETEAQHRALRAVGIQYAQGYLYRRPQRAESLKRDFGWASA, encoded by the coding sequence ATGCATACAACATCAAAGGCAACCGCGGGAATGTCGGCGCTCATACCAGGCTCGAAGTCCGTTTTCCAGCGCAGCGGCGCGTGGCCGCGGGTAGCCTTTTTCATCGCCGTAATCGTTTGCGTGCTCGTGCCCGCCTGCGCGATCGTGCTTGCCGATCGCTACGCGCGCGACGCCGTCACCACGCAGGAACGTGTCGTCGCGAACGACATCGTGGCCAAGGTGGACCGCATCCTCGACGGCACACGCCTGCGGCATGCGGACGAGTTGAACGCGCTCGTCGGACGCCCCTGCGCGACGGTATTCCGGACGCTGGCCGAAGTGAGCACCCGCCTTCGCTACCTGCGCGCCGTCGGGCTGGTGAACGACGGTCGCGTCATGTGCTCGTCGGCCCTCGGCGCCATCGACCTGCCGCTCGAGGCGTACACGCGTGAGCCCGTACCGGGTTCGACGATCGTCACGCTGCTGCGCCAGACGCCGTTTCAGCACGGCATTCCAGTGCTGGCCGTGTATCGCGCCACCGCGCATGGCGCGGGTGTCCTGTACCTGATCGAAGGCGACTATGTGGTCGATGCGCTCGCACCGAGCGCCCGCAACGGGACGGAAACCGCCACGCTGTCGATCGCCGGATCGGGCCGTCTCGACCAGCAAGGAAAGTTCACGCCGGAATCGGGCACAGGCCCCGCCGGCGGCACCGCGATTGCATCGCAACGATGGCCGTTCACGGTGTCGGTCGGTGCGTCGGTTCAGTACGCATCGCACGTCCAGGGCCACTACCGGTTGATCGCCATGACGATCGTGCTGCTCGCCGACGGTCTCGTGATGGCCGCCTACCTGCTGGCGATGGCGCCGCGGCGGCTGTTGCTGAAAGCCGTTCGCCACGCACTCAGTCACAACGAGTTTCATGTCGTGTACCAGCCGATCGTCGATGTGCAGACGCGCAGGACGGTCGGCGTTGAAGCGTTGCTGCGCTGGCAGCATCCGAAGTGGGGGGCCATCAGCCCGTCCGTGTTCATCCCGCAGGTGGAAGCGAGCACGGTGCTGCCGAAGGTGACCGAATTCGTGCTGCGAACGGCCGTGTCCGAACTCACGGCGCTGACGCCGTCCGCGCCGCTGCGCATCGCGGTGAACATCGCGCCGAAGGATCTCGAGCGCGCGCGATTCGTGGCCGTCGTCGAGGAGGCGATCCACGCGCTGCCGCCCGGCTTCACGCTGGTGCTCGAAGTGACCGAACGCATCCTGCTCGAAAAGAATGCGTGGACCACCGAAATATTCCATGCACTCCGGTCGAAAGGCGCGAAGTTCGCGATCGACGATTTCGGCACGCATCACAGCAACCTCGACATGCTGTCGCGCTTCCCGTTCGACTACGTGAAGATCGACCGGCAGTTCGTCGCGCAGCTGAACGGCGGCGGTGCAGGGCTGATTGAGGGAATCGCGGCCGTCGCGCATCACTACGACCTGAAGATCATCGCGGAAGGCGTGGAGACGGAAGCGCAGCATCGCGCGCTGCGCGCGGTCGGGATTCAGTATGCGCAGGGCTATCTGTACCGGCGGCCGCAGCGCGCGGAAAGCCTGAAACGCGATTTCGGGTGGGCGTCGGCATAG
- the kdgR gene encoding DNA-binding transcriptional regulator KdgR — protein sequence MTATPRQRKGDQANQGAEADTSAAGSAEKADSVAAVGKVFTILAALGDRREIGISELSQHLGMSKTTVHRFLQTLKALGYVAQEGETDRYRLTIRLFELGSKALESVDLVREADLEMRRIGQLTREAVHLGAFDEDAIIYIHKIDADYGLRMQSRIGRRNPLYSTAIGKVLLAWMTPDEARAVLAGIEFRKSTAKTLASADAVMSILPHVRQQGYGEDNEEQEDGLLCLAVPVFDRFERVIAGLSLSFPTMRCGADTKAHYVALLKEAGQAISARLGYRPQAAGVEPATVAQD from the coding sequence ATGACAGCAACGCCCAGGCAGCGCAAAGGCGATCAGGCGAACCAGGGAGCCGAAGCCGACACGTCGGCGGCAGGGTCCGCCGAAAAGGCAGATTCGGTCGCGGCCGTCGGCAAGGTCTTCACGATCCTCGCCGCGCTCGGCGATCGCCGCGAGATCGGCATCAGCGAACTGTCGCAGCATCTCGGCATGTCGAAGACGACGGTTCATCGCTTCCTGCAGACGCTGAAGGCGCTCGGCTACGTCGCGCAAGAAGGCGAGACCGACCGCTACCGGCTGACGATCCGGCTGTTCGAGCTGGGCAGCAAGGCGCTGGAAAGCGTGGACCTCGTGCGCGAGGCCGATCTCGAGATGCGCCGCATCGGGCAGCTGACGCGCGAAGCCGTGCATCTCGGCGCGTTCGACGAGGACGCGATCATCTACATCCACAAGATCGACGCCGATTACGGGCTGCGCATGCAGTCGCGGATCGGCCGGCGCAATCCGCTGTACAGCACGGCGATCGGCAAGGTGCTGCTCGCGTGGATGACGCCCGACGAAGCGCGCGCGGTGCTGGCAGGCATCGAGTTCAGGAAGTCGACCGCGAAGACGCTCGCGTCGGCGGATGCGGTGATGAGCATCCTGCCGCACGTACGGCAGCAGGGCTACGGCGAAGACAACGAGGAACAGGAAGACGGCCTGCTGTGTCTCGCGGTGCCCGTGTTCGACCGTTTCGAGCGTGTGATCGCGGGGTTGTCGCTGTCGTTCCCGACGATGCGTTGCGGCGCGGACACGAAAGCGCATTACGTCGCACTGCTGAAGGAAGCCGGTCAGGCGATTTCCGCGCGGCTCGGGTATCGTCCGCAAGCGGCCGGTGTCGAGCCGGCGACGGTCGCGCAGGATTGA
- the kduD gene encoding 2-dehydro-3-deoxy-D-gluconate 5-dehydrogenase KduD → MKRDTPELPATDARTALAGLFDLTGKVAIVTGCNTGLGAAMAVALASAGCDIVGANRSAPAETSARVEAAGRRFVDVRADLSTLEPVERIVGDAVDAFGHVDILVNNAGMIRRCDALEFTEADWDAVIDVNLKSVFFLSQAVARQMVRQGHGGKIVNVASMLSFQGGIRVPSYTASKSGVLGLTRLLANEWAARGINVNAIAPGYMETDNTAQLREDSRRSDEILGRIPAGRWGVPDDLAGAAVFLASRASDYVHGHTLAVDGGWLAR, encoded by the coding sequence ATGAAACGCGATACGCCCGAGCTTCCTGCCACCGACGCGCGCACCGCGCTCGCCGGCCTGTTCGACCTGACCGGCAAGGTCGCGATCGTCACCGGCTGCAACACGGGGCTCGGCGCGGCGATGGCCGTCGCGCTCGCGTCGGCCGGGTGCGACATCGTCGGCGCGAACCGTTCGGCGCCTGCCGAGACATCGGCGCGCGTCGAGGCGGCCGGCCGGCGCTTCGTCGACGTGCGCGCCGATCTGTCGACGCTCGAGCCGGTCGAGCGGATCGTCGGCGACGCGGTCGATGCGTTTGGCCACGTCGACATCCTCGTCAACAACGCGGGCATGATCCGCCGTTGCGATGCACTCGAATTCACCGAAGCCGACTGGGACGCCGTGATCGACGTGAACCTGAAGAGCGTGTTCTTTTTGTCGCAGGCCGTCGCGCGGCAGATGGTGCGGCAGGGGCACGGCGGCAAGATCGTGAACGTCGCGTCGATGCTGTCGTTCCAGGGCGGTATCCGCGTGCCGTCGTACACAGCGTCGAAAAGCGGCGTGCTGGGGCTGACGCGCCTGCTCGCGAACGAATGGGCCGCGCGCGGGATCAACGTGAACGCGATCGCGCCTGGCTACATGGAAACCGACAACACCGCGCAATTGCGGGAGGACAGCCGGCGCAGCGACGAAATCCTCGGCCGCATCCCGGCCGGCCGCTGGGGCGTGCCCGACGATCTCGCGGGCGCGGCCGTGTTTCTCGCGTCGCGTGCGTCGGACTACGTGCACGGTCACACGCTCGCCGTCGACGGCGGGTGGCTCGCGCGCTGA
- the kduI gene encoding 5-dehydro-4-deoxy-D-glucuronate isomerase has translation MEVRQGIHGEHAKTLDTAGLRRHFLVENVFAPDALSLTYSHIDRIIVGGAWPATRPVEVPASLGAAMGVSHLLERRELGAINIGGPGWVEVDGQRHAVGTEEAIYIGQGGQGVVFGSDDRTHPAKFYLNCAPAHTAYPTRTITLAQASPETLGDAATSNRRTIYKFIVPDVLPTCQLSMGMTKLEPGSLWNTMPCHTHERRMEVYFYFNLADDAAVFHMLGEPQETRHVVVHNEQAVLSPSWSIHSGVGTKAYTFIWGMVGENQVFKDMDHIAVADLR, from the coding sequence ATGGAAGTGCGACAGGGCATACACGGCGAACACGCGAAGACGCTCGATACGGCCGGCTTGCGCCGGCATTTCCTGGTGGAGAACGTATTCGCACCGGACGCGCTGTCGCTCACCTACAGCCATATCGACCGGATCATCGTCGGCGGCGCGTGGCCGGCCACGCGGCCGGTCGAGGTGCCCGCGTCGCTCGGTGCGGCGATGGGCGTGAGCCATCTGCTGGAGCGGCGCGAACTGGGCGCGATCAACATCGGCGGGCCCGGCTGGGTCGAGGTCGACGGGCAGCGTCACGCGGTGGGCACCGAAGAGGCGATCTACATCGGGCAAGGCGGGCAGGGCGTCGTGTTCGGCAGCGACGATCGCACGCATCCCGCGAAGTTCTACCTGAACTGCGCGCCCGCGCACACGGCCTATCCGACACGCACGATCACGCTCGCGCAGGCGTCGCCCGAAACGCTCGGCGATGCGGCCACGAGCAACCGCCGCACGATCTACAAGTTCATCGTGCCCGACGTGCTGCCCACCTGCCAGTTGTCGATGGGGATGACGAAGCTCGAGCCCGGCAGCCTGTGGAACACGATGCCGTGCCACACGCACGAGCGCCGGATGGAGGTGTATTTCTACTTCAACCTCGCCGACGACGCGGCCGTGTTCCACATGCTCGGCGAACCGCAGGAAACGCGCCACGTCGTCGTGCACAACGAGCAGGCGGTGCTCTCGCCGAGCTGGTCGATCCATTCGGGCGTCGGCACGAAGGCGTACACGTTCATCTGGGGGATGGTTGGCGAGAACCAGGTGTTCAAGGACATGGATCACATCGCCGTTGCCGACCTGCGCTGA
- the kdgT gene encoding 2-keto-3-deoxygluconate transporter — translation MKLKQAIDRIPGGLMLVPMLLGACVHTFAPNAGKYFGSFTNGLIAGTVPILAVWFFCMGATINLRATGVVLRKSGTLLATKIVVAWLATVIAAQFIPDEGIRTGLFAGLSLLAITTSMDMTNGGLYAAVMQQYGSKEEAGAFVLMSIESGPLVSMLILGAAGVAVFETRLFVGAVLPFLIGFTLGNLDEDLRELFGRCVHPLIPFFGFALGNGIDLNVIAKSGLPGIALGLAVIVVTGVPLILADKLLGGGNGTAGLAASSTAGAAVANPAIIGEMIPKFKPMVPAATAIVATACLVTAILVPILTAIWAKRAARLSGVPIIVSARAGHGAPIEHEGHV, via the coding sequence GTGAAGCTGAAACAGGCCATCGACCGCATTCCTGGCGGGCTCATGCTGGTCCCGATGCTGCTCGGCGCATGCGTGCACACGTTCGCGCCGAACGCCGGGAAGTACTTCGGCTCGTTCACCAACGGCCTGATTGCGGGCACGGTGCCGATCCTCGCCGTCTGGTTCTTCTGCATGGGCGCGACGATCAACCTGCGCGCGACCGGTGTCGTGCTGCGCAAATCCGGCACGCTGCTCGCGACGAAGATCGTGGTCGCGTGGCTTGCGACCGTGATCGCCGCGCAGTTCATCCCCGACGAAGGCATCCGCACGGGCCTCTTCGCGGGCCTGTCGCTGCTCGCGATCACGACGTCGATGGACATGACCAACGGCGGCCTCTATGCGGCCGTGATGCAGCAGTACGGCAGCAAGGAAGAAGCCGGCGCGTTCGTGCTGATGTCGATCGAATCTGGGCCGCTCGTCAGCATGCTGATCCTCGGCGCGGCCGGTGTCGCGGTGTTCGAGACGCGGCTGTTCGTCGGCGCGGTGCTGCCGTTCCTGATCGGCTTCACGCTCGGCAACCTCGATGAAGACCTGCGTGAGCTGTTCGGGCGCTGCGTGCATCCGCTGATCCCGTTCTTCGGCTTCGCGCTCGGCAACGGCATCGATCTCAACGTGATCGCGAAAAGCGGACTGCCGGGCATCGCGCTCGGGCTCGCGGTGATCGTCGTGACCGGTGTGCCGCTGATTCTGGCGGACAAGTTGCTTGGCGGCGGTAACGGAACCGCCGGGCTTGCCGCGTCGTCGACGGCCGGCGCCGCGGTCGCAAACCCGGCGATCATCGGCGAGATGATTCCAAAGTTCAAACCGATGGTGCCGGCCGCGACGGCGATCGTCGCGACGGCTTGCCTCGTGACGGCGATTCTCGTACCGATCTTGACGGCGATATGGGCGAAGCGGGCGGCGAGATTGTCAGGGGTGCCAATTATCGTTTCGGCGCGGGCGGGGCATGGCGCACCGATCGAACATGAGGGGCATGTTTGA
- a CDS encoding nuclear transport factor 2 family protein has product MTQTQAVVALIEDYFNLAYEPQSRDFNKVFHPSCLIQWLDEGRLRTLSSSEYAALINGRPSPRSTGAPRDEAILSMENISDSLSTATVRVRIGNRLFNDHFAIHKVEGSWLIANKASAIVSTFD; this is encoded by the coding sequence ATGACCCAGACCCAAGCCGTCGTCGCCTTGATCGAGGATTATTTCAATTTGGCTTATGAGCCGCAGAGCCGTGACTTCAACAAGGTCTTTCACCCGAGCTGCCTGATTCAGTGGCTGGATGAAGGTCGGCTGCGCACCCTGTCATCGTCGGAGTATGCGGCGCTCATCAACGGGAGGCCGAGTCCCCGCTCAACCGGCGCACCAAGAGACGAGGCGATCCTCTCGATGGAGAACATTTCGGATAGCCTTTCAACGGCCACGGTACGAGTGCGGATCGGAAACAGGCTGTTCAACGATCACTTCGCCATACACAAGGTGGAAGGCAGTTGGCTGATTGCAAACAAGGCATCCGCCATCGTGAGTACGTTCGACTGA